In one Acidobacteriota bacterium genomic region, the following are encoded:
- the purH gene encoding bifunctional phosphoribosylaminoimidazolecarboxamide formyltransferase/IMP cyclohydrolase has translation MSKIGRALISVSDKTGIVEFGVGLHKLGVEIISTGGTAKMLRDAGISVKDVSEITGMPEMLDGRVKTLHPAVHGGILGRRSEAAHVETLAKMKIDWIDMVVVNLYPFEAVAAKGTASFEELIENIDIGGPTMIRSAAKNFHDVAVVTDAEDYAALLTEMQGAGGALSLATKWRLAQKAFARTGKYDSAITNVISLLDSAGKCSAETEKFPNDMTLRFEKLATLRYGENPHQSAAVYATAGNLKSGLARARQLQGKELSFNNLVDLEAAWNLVQEFSGPAAAVIKHTNPCGCAMQATQVEAYLKAYEADPISAYGGVLGFNRPLDGATAEEVAKLFVEAIVAPGFTPEALQRLGSKKNLRLVEVDTTASLAGELHLEQISGGVLVQDKDRHVLKASDLKCVTKAQPSPEQIESMLFAWNVCKHVKSNAIVYVRGTQLLSTGAGQMSRVDSVKFGAAKAQLPLAGCVLASDAFFPFTDGIEEGAKAGAVAFIQPGGSIRDEDAIAACDKLGATMVFTGVRHFRH, from the coding sequence GTGAGCAAGATCGGGCGCGCGCTAATCAGTGTGAGTGACAAGACAGGCATCGTGGAGTTCGGCGTGGGGCTGCACAAGCTGGGCGTGGAGATCATCTCCACCGGCGGCACGGCCAAGATGCTGCGCGATGCGGGCATAAGCGTGAAGGATGTCTCTGAAATTACCGGCATGCCGGAGATGCTCGACGGGCGCGTGAAGACGCTGCACCCGGCCGTTCATGGCGGCATCCTGGGGCGGCGCAGCGAGGCGGCGCATGTCGAGACGCTGGCCAAAATGAAGATCGACTGGATCGACATGGTGGTGGTGAATCTCTATCCCTTCGAGGCCGTCGCCGCCAAGGGCACGGCCAGCTTCGAGGAGCTGATTGAGAACATCGACATCGGCGGGCCAACCATGATCCGCTCGGCGGCCAAGAATTTTCACGACGTGGCCGTGGTCACCGATGCGGAGGACTACGCCGCGCTGCTGACCGAGATGCAGGGCGCGGGTGGAGCGCTATCACTGGCGACCAAGTGGCGCCTGGCGCAAAAGGCGTTTGCGCGCACCGGGAAGTATGATTCGGCCATCACCAACGTCATCAGCTTACTTGACTCGGCAGGCAAATGTTCGGCTGAAACCGAAAAATTCCCGAACGATATGACATTGCGCTTCGAGAAGCTGGCCACGCTGCGCTACGGCGAGAATCCGCATCAGTCGGCGGCGGTGTATGCCACGGCGGGCAATTTGAAAAGCGGGCTGGCGCGGGCGCGGCAGTTGCAGGGCAAGGAATTGTCCTTCAACAATCTGGTGGATCTGGAAGCCGCGTGGAACCTGGTGCAGGAGTTCAGCGGGCCGGCGGCGGCGGTAATCAAGCACACCAACCCCTGTGGCTGCGCCATGCAGGCGACTCAGGTGGAGGCGTATCTAAAGGCTTATGAGGCCGACCCTATCTCGGCCTACGGCGGCGTGCTGGGATTCAATCGCCCGCTCGACGGCGCGACGGCGGAAGAAGTAGCCAAGCTGTTCGTCGAAGCGATTGTCGCGCCGGGATTCACGCCGGAAGCGCTACAGCGGCTGGGTAGCAAAAAGAATTTGCGACTGGTGGAAGTGGATACCACCGCGTCGCTCGCGGGTGAACTGCATCTGGAACAGATCAGCGGCGGCGTGCTGGTGCAGGACAAAGACCGCCATGTGCTGAAGGCTTCCGACCTGAAGTGCGTCACCAAGGCACAGCCTAGCCCCGAGCAGATCGAGAGCATGTTGTTTGCCTGGAACGTGTGCAAGCACGTGAAGTCGAACGCCATCGTCTACGTGCGCGGCACGCAACTGCTCAGCACCGGCGCGGGACAGATGAGCCGCGTGGACTCGGTGAAGTTCGGCGCGGCCAAGGCGCAACTGCCGCTGGCCGGATGCGTGCTCGCCTCCGACGCCTTCTTCCCGTTTACGGATGGCATCGAGGAAGGCGCCAAGGCCGGCGCGGTGGCCTTCATCCAGCCGGGCGGTTCCATCCGCGACGAAGACGCCATCGCCGCCTGCGACAAGCTGGGCGCGACGATGGTCTTCACCGGCGTGCGCCACTTCCGGCATTAA
- a CDS encoding acyl-protein synthetase: MAINLPLKEMTLEEKLAVMELLWADIAPADFESPSWHQDILDERRQRIAAGKAQFADWETAKAEIRKRLP; encoded by the coding sequence ATGGCAATTAACCTGCCTCTAAAAGAGATGACTCTTGAGGAGAAGCTTGCGGTCATGGAGTTGCTCTGGGCGGACATCGCCCCAGCGGACTTTGAGTCACCCTCCTGGCACCAAGACATCCTTGATGAGCGCCGCCAGCGAATCGCCGCGGGAAAAGCGCAATTCGCGGATTGGGAGACGGCCAAGGCGGAGATCCGCAAAAGGCTTCCGTGA
- a CDS encoding YaeQ family protein yields the protein MALTATIYNFDIELADTDRAVYESLALRVAQHPSESDEYLVARLLAYLLEYTEGIEFSRGVSDPDEPTIAVRDLTGRIKTWIEIGTPDAARLHKASKAADRVAVYTHKDPTVFLKQLTGEKIFRAEALELYALDRAMVSAFVARLQRRVAFSLSVTDHELYLSFSAENLKGGAKNLTGAVVRLAQGE from the coding sequence ATGGCGCTCACTGCAACCATTTATAACTTCGACATCGAGCTCGCTGATACGGACCGCGCGGTCTATGAGTCGCTGGCGCTGCGCGTGGCGCAGCACCCTTCGGAAAGCGATGAGTATCTGGTGGCGCGTTTGCTCGCGTATCTGCTGGAATACACCGAGGGCATCGAGTTTTCGCGTGGCGTGTCGGACCCGGACGAGCCGACCATCGCCGTGCGCGATCTGACCGGCAGAATCAAGACGTGGATTGAGATTGGTACGCCGGATGCGGCGCGTCTGCATAAAGCCTCGAAGGCCGCGGACCGCGTCGCCGTTTATACGCACAAGGATCCGACGGTGTTTCTGAAGCAGCTTACGGGCGAGAAAATCTTCCGCGCCGAGGCGCTGGAATTGTATGCCCTGGATCGCGCGATGGTCAGCGCGTTCGTTGCGCGTTTGCAGCGACGGGTCGCCTTCAGCCTGTCCGTCACCGACCACGAGCTGTACTTGTCTTTCAGCGCGGAGAATCTTAAGGGCGGCGCGAAAAACCTAACCGGCGCCGTCGTGCGTCTGGCACAGGGCGAGTGA
- a CDS encoding tetratricopeptide repeat protein: MCLRYTEGSTSKRSTGQMDEVVWRNLSLCRSKKDSPMPLASRWLFRSRFARTNKALTFLLAQSLALPIVLEILPAPVSFVSIASAQQSGTASPEGGTDKSKAYYHYSLGHLYYERGMMGNRQDLLNQAIDEYEEALKFDPTSSYLSMELADLYASTGRWRSALQQIEDTVEKNPADTAARGLLGRLYVRLLSNPRTPAPPEIKDRAIQSFEQITAANPSDVDSHLVLAQIYRANNNSAKAEETLKKILALNSDSSDANRQLALLYFDIGDYRSTIDLLIKLTADDDDPELLRTLAVSYEQVRDYPAAAQVYARALQSDPDNPAFRKGLAESLLFSRQYDQALEQFQGLAEEDPRDPEAHVRLSQVYRAQGKYAEARASLVKAAELAPDNLEIRYNQVLLEETEGKIAEAIRITRDMLNSSRKPTVESYSAQEKNNRSIFLEKLGALYRDSGDHKAAEEAYSQLRDLGGDHAERGQVRLIETFQEAHQTDRALEASAEALRKNPESRELIMTRAGLLASSGKVDEGVALLRALLKNEPQDREVWLAISQTYLRANQYDSSIKATEEAEKLSDSDDEKSYIYFHYGSIWERQKKFDNAERDFRRSLELNPDSAMTLNYLGYMFADQGVHLDEAVEMIKKALESEPENGAYLDSLGWAYYRMGQYDLAEKYLKRAAGKISSDATIRDHLGDVYLKMGRKAEAIAEWTAALNEWKKLPPSEISADEFSGLERKLREAGAPAK, encoded by the coding sequence ATGTGTTTAAGGTATACTGAGGGCAGCACTTCTAAGCGCTCCACCGGTCAGATGGACGAAGTGGTCTGGCGGAATTTATCGCTTTGTAGAAGTAAGAAGGATAGCCCCATGCCCTTGGCGAGCCGCTGGTTGTTCCGCTCCCGTTTTGCCCGAACCAACAAGGCGCTGACGTTCTTGTTGGCGCAGTCCCTGGCGCTGCCCATCGTGCTGGAGATTTTACCCGCTCCGGTCTCATTCGTTTCCATTGCTTCAGCACAACAGTCTGGGACGGCGTCGCCAGAAGGTGGCACCGACAAGTCCAAGGCTTACTATCATTATTCGCTTGGGCATCTCTATTACGAGCGCGGGATGATGGGCAACCGGCAGGACTTACTGAATCAGGCTATTGACGAATATGAAGAAGCGCTGAAGTTCGATCCCACTTCCAGTTATCTGAGTATGGAGCTGGCTGACCTTTACGCCAGCACGGGACGCTGGCGCAGCGCGTTGCAACAGATTGAAGACACCGTCGAGAAGAATCCCGCCGACACCGCCGCGCGCGGCCTACTGGGGCGCCTCTATGTGCGCCTGCTCAGCAACCCGCGCACCCCCGCGCCGCCGGAGATCAAGGATCGCGCGATACAAAGTTTCGAGCAAATCACCGCCGCCAATCCTTCCGACGTGGACTCGCATCTGGTGCTAGCTCAGATCTACCGCGCCAACAACAACTCGGCTAAGGCCGAGGAGACGCTCAAGAAAATTCTTGCCCTGAATTCAGATTCCTCCGATGCCAACAGGCAGCTCGCGCTGCTCTACTTCGACATTGGAGACTACCGCTCGACGATCGACCTGCTCATTAAGCTCACCGCGGACGATGATGATCCCGAGTTGCTGCGGACCTTGGCCGTTTCTTACGAGCAAGTGCGCGACTATCCGGCGGCAGCGCAGGTCTATGCGCGCGCGTTGCAGAGCGACCCTGATAATCCAGCGTTCCGCAAGGGCCTGGCCGAGAGTCTGTTGTTCAGCCGCCAATACGATCAGGCGCTCGAGCAGTTTCAGGGGCTCGCGGAAGAAGATCCGCGCGATCCGGAAGCCCATGTGCGGCTGAGTCAGGTTTATCGCGCGCAGGGCAAGTACGCCGAGGCGCGCGCGAGCCTGGTCAAGGCCGCCGAGCTGGCACCGGACAATTTGGAGATTCGCTACAACCAGGTCCTGCTCGAAGAAACCGAAGGCAAGATCGCAGAAGCGATTCGGATCACCCGTGACATGCTGAACTCGAGCCGCAAGCCCACGGTGGAGAGTTACTCGGCGCAGGAAAAAAATAACCGGTCGATATTTCTCGAAAAACTCGGGGCGCTCTATCGTGATAGTGGAGACCACAAAGCCGCCGAGGAAGCTTACTCACAGTTGCGCGACTTGGGCGGAGATCACGCCGAGCGTGGACAGGTGCGGCTGATTGAGACCTTTCAGGAAGCGCACCAAACAGACCGCGCGCTGGAAGCTTCCGCCGAAGCGTTGCGCAAGAATCCAGAGAGCCGCGAATTGATTATGACGCGGGCGGGTCTGCTGGCCTCATCCGGCAAGGTGGATGAAGGCGTCGCGCTGCTGCGGGCCTTGTTGAAAAATGAGCCGCAGGACCGCGAAGTGTGGCTGGCTATCAGCCAGACCTATCTGCGCGCCAATCAATATGACTCGTCCATCAAGGCCACGGAGGAAGCGGAAAAGCTTTCTGATTCCGACGACGAAAAATCCTACATCTATTTCCACTACGGTTCGATCTGGGAGCGCCAGAAGAAGTTTGACAACGCGGAGCGCGATTTCCGGCGCTCGCTGGAGCTGAATCCCGATAGCGCGATGACGCTGAATTATCTGGGCTACATGTTCGCCGATCAGGGTGTGCATCTGGATGAGGCCGTGGAGATGATCAAGAAGGCCCTCGAATCCGAGCCGGAGAACGGTGCGTACCTGGACAGCCTGGGCTGGGCCTATTACCGCATGGGCCAATACGATCTGGCCGAGAAATATTTGAAGCGTGCGGCGGGCAAGATATCTTCCGACGCAACCATCCGCGATCATCTTGGAGATGTTTATTTGAAGATGGGACGCAAGGCGGAAGCCATCGCCGAGTGGACTGCCGCTCTGAACGAATGGAAAAAGCTGCCGCCCAGCGAAATCAGCGCGGATGAATTTTCCGGGTTGGAACGCAAGCTGCGTGAAGCGGGAGCGCCGGCGAAATAG